One genomic region from Branchiostoma lanceolatum isolate klBraLanc5 chromosome 7, klBraLanc5.hap2, whole genome shotgun sequence encodes:
- the LOC136439461 gene encoding galanin receptor 2b-like yields MENIAVTEGDLDRFFTNVTNSSEGQGMVEQGPESWIIPVIFTVIFCVGVFGNALVIVVLLRTGRELENTTNIFILSLSIADLLFIVFCVPFQATVFSLPEWVFGLFMCKFVHFFQCATMLASAFNLMAMSMDRYMAIVHPVDSIDVRKPQVAWAVELAVWVLAMAISTPYLVYFDIHHDVVSGIPVDFCVEHWDDLESQRPAYFAGLFALGYMLPLVIIAACYYLVVRELNSMPKKSQANRSKKRVTKILMVVVIVFGICWLPHHVVNMWVTFGEFPYNMATYVVKLLSMCMAYVNSCVNPIIYAFLSSEFRQGVGELACRT; encoded by the coding sequence ATGGAAAACATTGCCGTAACAGAAGGCGATCTGGACAGATTCTTCACGAACGTGACGAACAGTAGCGAGGGTCAGGGGATGGTGGAGCAGGGACCGGAGAGTTGGATCATTCCCGTCATTTTCACAGTAATCTTCTGTGTCGGTGTCTTTGGAAATGCGCTCGTTATCGTTGTACTGCTGCGGACCGGCCGAGAGTTGGAGAACACCACTAACATTTTCATCCTCAGCCTCAGCATAGCAGACCTGCTCTTCATCGTCTTCTGTGTGCCCTTCCAGGCCACCGTGTTTTCCCTGCCAGagtgggtcttcggactcttcaTGTGCAAGTTTGTACACTTCTTCCAGTGCGCCACCATGCTGGCGTCTGCGTTCAACTTAATGGCGATGTCGATGGACCGCTACATGGCCATCGTGCACCCGGTGGACTCCATCGACGTGCGGAAGCCTCAAGTGGCGTGGGCGGTAGAACTAGCCGTCTGGGTGCTGGCCATGGCGATCTCCACGCCGTATCTCGTCTACTTCGACATCCATCACGACGTGGTTTCGGGAATCCCGGTGGATTTCTGCGTAGAACACTGGGACGACCTGGAATCGCAGAGACCTGCCTACTTCGCCGGCCTGTTCGCTCTGGGCTACATGCTGCCATTGGTCATCATCGCCGCCTGCTACTATCTCGTGGTCCGTGAACTCAACAGCATGCCCAAAAAGAGCCAGGCCAACAGATCCAAGAAAAGGGTGACCAAGATCCTGATGGTGGTCGTCATCGTGTTCGGAATATGCTGGCTCCCTCACCATGTCGTCAACATGTGGGTAACTTTCGGAGAGTTTCCGTACAATATGGCGACGTACGTGGTCAAGTTGCTATCCATGTGCATGGCCTATGTTAACTCCTGTGTTAACCCTATCATTTATGCCTTCTTGTCGTCTGAGTTCAGGCAAGGCGTAGGAGAACTGGCATGTAGGACATAG